In Elephas maximus indicus isolate mEleMax1 chromosome 7, mEleMax1 primary haplotype, whole genome shotgun sequence, the following proteins share a genomic window:
- the LOC126080777 gene encoding olfactory receptor 4C16-like, whose product MLLNNNVTEFILLGLTQEPVKKKIVFVFFLLFYLGTLLGNLLIIITIKTSWAIESSIYFFLFYLSLSDTCFSTSTAPRMIVDALLKNNTISFSECMIQVFSAHFFGCLEIFILIVTAVDHYVTICKPLNYISLMSQQVCSVLVAIAWVGACVHSLVQIFLTLSLPFCGHNVTDDYFCDLQPLLKLACTDTYVINLLLVSNSGAICTVIFFILMFSYIVILHSLRNHSAEGRKKALSTCISHIIVVILFFGPCIFIYTRPATTFPTDKMIAVFYTIGTPLINLLIYTLRNAEVKNAMRKLWNKKLISDDQR is encoded by the coding sequence ATGCTGCTGAATAATAACGTGACTGAGTTCATTTTGCTTGGGTTGACACAAGAgcctgttaaaaagaaaatagtgtttgtctttttcttgcttttctactTAGGGACATTGTTGGGTAATTTGTTGATTATCATCACCATCAAGACCAGCTGGGCAATTGAGAGTTCAAtatacttcttccttttctacttATCCTTATCTGATACCTGCTTCTCTACCTCCACAGCCCCTAGAATGATTGTGGATGCCCTTCTGAAGAATAATACTATCTCTTTTAGTGAGTGCATGATCCAAGTCTTTTCAGCCCATTTCTTTGGCTGCCTGGAGATCTTCATCCTTATCGTCACGGCCGTTGACCACTATGTGACCATCTGTAAGCCCCTGAACTACATAAGCCTCATGAGCCAGCAAGTCTGCAGTGTGTTGGTAGCTATAGCCTGGGTAGGGGCCTGTGTGCATTCTTTAGTTCAGATTTTCCTGACCTTGAGTTTACCTTTCTGTGGTCACAATGTGACTGATGACTATTTCTGCGACTTGCAACCCTTGTTGAAACTTGCCTGTACAGACACCTATGTGATCAACCTACTGCTGGTGTCCAATAGTGGGGCCATTTGCACAGTGATTTTTTTCATCCTGATGTTTTCCTATATTGTCATCTTGCATTCTCTGAGAAACCACAGTgctgaagggaggaaaaaagccCTTTCCACCTGCATCTCCCATATCATTGTAGTCATCTTGTTCTTCGGTccttgtatatttatatatacacgaCCCGCAACCACCTTCCCCACGGATAAGATGATAGCTGTGTTTTATACAATTGGAACACCCTTGATTAACCTTCTGATTTATaccctgagaaatgctgaggtgaAAAATGCCATGAGGAAGCTATGGAACAAGAAACTGATCTCAGATGACCAAAGATGA